TTTTAATTTCTTCCATTGAAGCAGGTTTATTAAAGTCATAGTAACTAACATTTCCACCATGATTTTTTTGTAAATCCAATGCTTGCTCCATTGTTAAGTTATAATAAGAATAATGGAAGAAATTATGTTGTTTAGATATAACATTTATTACTTCCTCAGCAACAGCTTCTGATATGGCATTATTACCTCCGATAATAAATGGTGTACCTTGAACCTCAAAAATATAGGATAAAATGTTTGAATTTATTTGATTTTGTCGAGCTAACAAAATCGGCTTCCCGGTCTGCGCCGCTAATACTGAACTGGCCAAGGCATCGGGAAAATCTTCCCCAGTTGCAACGACCACACCGTTATAGTAACCTGTGTCAAATTCCTTAGCTATCTCTAAAGAGGTTTCATAGCGGTCAGCTCCTGATATCCTATTTATTGTTACCCCCTCATTTTCAAGTTGTGTAACAACACTTTTAGAAACAGCATTTTCTCCACCTACAATTACGACATTTTTTACGTCCCACTTGGCAATCGCCTCATTTGTAGTATCGCGAAGGTGGTCTTTTGGGGTAAATAGTATAGGAACACTTTTTTTTGCAGCAACTGGTGCTATTGATAGTGCATCAGGATAGTTATTTCCCGTAGCGAGAATTATGGTATCTTCTTGGTTTTCTTTTCTTAATTCATTACCGATTTCTATAGCTGTTTCATACCTATCTCTACCACTTAATATAGTAACTTGGTACCCTAAGGATTTAAGTTGTTTATCTACTGTAGAAGAAACAGCATTTTCACCACCTAGGATGTAAATATGATTTACACCTAACCTCTTTAATTCTTGTTTAGTCGCATCATGTAAAGAATCTTTGCCTGTTAACAAAATCGGTGCATTCATTTGATATGCCAGCGGGGCTCCAGCTAGTGCATCTGGAAAATCTTCTCCACTTGCTAATACTGCTATATCCGCTCCTAATGGCCAACCTTCTTTACTAACTTCCACAGCAGTAGTGTAGCGACAAGGACCAGATATTCTAAATTCTGATTCTTCAAAGTCAGAAAAGGCAACTATTTCATTGTACTGGTTCGTAGTGCTTGGAAATGAGTAGTCGCTTATTACCTGCTCTTCCTTTTCGATTGCATCTTCTTCGGTTGCATCTTCTTCAGTTGCATCTTCTTCAGTTGCATCTTCTTCGGTTGCATCTTCTTCGGTTGCATCTTCTTCGGTTGCACCTTCTTCAGTTGCATCTTCTTCAGCTGCATCTTCTTCGGTTGCATCTTCTTCGGTTGCATCTTCTTCGGTTGCATCTTCTTCGGTTGCATCTTCTTCGGTTGCATCTTCTTCGGTTGCATCTTCTTCGGTTGCATCTTCTTCGGTTGCATCTTCTTCGGTTGCATCTTCTTCAGCTGCATCTTCTTCAGCTGCATCTTCTGTTACAATCTTTTCGTCAGGTGCATTTTCAATAGAAAAGTTATTTTTGTTAGCCTCTATATAGCTTTTTTCTTCGTTGTCATGTGCTAAAGTTGGTAAAGAAAAAGAAAAAACCATAACAATAGCTAGCATAAGGGCAAAAAATTTCCGTGCTTTTCTCATTGTGACACCCCCCTTTCGTTTATAAGTTTCACACCATATTTTGCTACATCAACTTAATTCGACAAAAAGTATATATTTCCTTCAAGAACAAAAAAAAAAGCGTTGGTCACGCTTTTTTTACTTAGCATTTTAATTTTTAGATTTATTAATATGCTTATTACTTTGCTCAAATAAAAGTTTTGAGTATTCTCTGTGTAATCTTTCTACCACTAAATTTTCATCAAAATTATTAAGAATTAGTTCTATACCATTTTTCTTATACTGCTCTCTTTTACATGGTTTACCAATTAGTTCTTTTAGAGCTTCGGTCATCGCTGTAACTTCACCATAGGGAACTAAGGTTCCAGTATGTTGATCTTTTATAATTTCCCTTGTACCTAACACGTCAGTTCCAATTACTGGAATTTGCGCTGTCATCGACTCCATAATTATGCGAGGCAACCCCTCTTTTTTTGAAGGTAGCACTACTAGCTGGGTTATTGCTAGTAACTCTGTAATATCCTCTACATACCCAACTTTCTTAATATAGTGTTGTAAGTTAAGCTGTTTAATTTTTTCATCAATCTTCTGTTCATAATCTGATTCATAGCCAAAATTTCCTCCGGCTAATAGAACGATTATCTTGTCATCACCAGTTTCATCTATATATTTTTTTAGAGCTTTTAGAAAAAACAAATGTCCTTTAACCGGTTCTAACCTAGCATACAAACCTATAACAAACTTATCTTTTATGTTATATTTTTTTAATATTTGATCTTGTGGTTTTTGCTTAATATTATTTTTTATTTCATCAATATTTACCCCGTTTCCTTCATAGATAGCTCTTTGGTTAGGAACTAAGTTATATTTTCTAATTTGATTAAGGTCTTCATGGTTTTGAGAAAATATTATATCAGTAAACCTTCCAACAAATTTTTCACACAACTTATAAGCATGAAATTTTATTTTTTTCTGGTTAGAGTAGAAAGACAAACCATGGGATGTATGGATGATATATGGTACTTTAGCAAGTTTTGCTGCAGTGCGCCCAATAATTCCAGCTTTTGAACTGTGGGTATGAACAATAGTGAATTTATACTTTTTTAGATATCTAGCTAATTTAAAAATAGCTACCAAATCTTTAAAAGGTCTAATTTCTCTATGAATATCAATATTATGCGTAGTTATTCCTTCTTCTATAATATCATCCCTGTATTTACAAAAAGGAGCCATAACATGGACTTCATATCCCTTAGATTGTAATCCTTTTAATTTATTTAACATTAACTTCTTTATAAAAAAGTCTGTGTTGGCAATGTGCAGTATTTTCATAATATCCTCCTGTTGCATAAAAAATATAAAAACTTCATGCTAATCTGTCGCATTTGCCTTTTCTATCGTTGTAGCAACCTCTTTTACAGATACTTTATAATATATAGGAAGTATAACTTTTTCAGGGGTATATGCAACATATGACAGCGCTAGCATAAAAATCGCCATAATAATGGTTATAAATAAACTTGATACTATTAGTGTTGTGACTCCAGCTACTGCCGCTATGAGGCTTAAAGCTCCTAAAATATAACAACTGTTACACGGAGAAACATTTTGAGCTAATAATTTGTGGTGTATATGTTTACAGTCTGGAGAGAAAATAGGTTTTTTATTGAGGGAGCGTCTTATAATTGCACAGCCCGTATCAAAAATGGGTATAAATACTAAAAAAATAAATCCCATAGTTTGGACGTTACTATTTTGACCAATTATATCTAAAGAAGCTAATGAAATGATATAACCAAGCTGCAAACTTCCACAGTCTCCCAAAAAGAGTTTAGATGGATGTTTATTAAATATATAAAAAGCTATAGTAGCTCCTAGGTAAATTAATATTAGTCCT
This genomic interval from Proteinivorax tanatarense contains the following:
- a CDS encoding cell wall-binding repeat-containing protein, whose amino-acid sequence is MRKARKFFALMLAIVMVFSFSLPTLAHDNEEKSYIEANKNNFSIENAPDEKIVTEDAAEEDAAEEDATEEDATEEDATEEDATEEDATEEDATEEDATEEDATEEDATEEDAAEEDATEEGATEEDATEEDATEEDATEEDATEEDATEEDAIEKEEQVISDYSFPSTTNQYNEIVAFSDFEESEFRISGPCRYTTAVEVSKEGWPLGADIAVLASGEDFPDALAGAPLAYQMNAPILLTGKDSLHDATKQELKRLGVNHIYILGGENAVSSTVDKQLKSLGYQVTILSGRDRYETAIEIGNELRKENQEDTIILATGNNYPDALSIAPVAAKKSVPILFTPKDHLRDTTNEAIAKWDVKNVVIVGGENAVSKSVVTQLENEGVTINRISGADRYETSLEIAKEFDTGYYNGVVVATGEDFPDALASSVLAAQTGKPILLARQNQINSNILSYIFEVQGTPFIIGGNNAISEAVAEEVINVISKQHNFFHYSYYNLTMEQALDLQKNHGGNVSYYDFNKPASMEEIKKYLNTNNFIPFEKDYKKTINDTLTVNTDILNVRERPNTNSPRVARVRRNENYTITDKTFANDGYIWYEIHGADINGWVRGDLVVVPPIKSNPYILETIKVTASVLNVRKAPTTDSDIIDRVSRNEVFVVEQIQNGWYKITTDEVTGWVSGGHVKSTKEVPREMFQFLVLSGSSGTNSNDLNRILENKGTLHNTGKAFIEAGKKHNINEIYIVAHALHETGNGSSKLAQGVIVGKKDGELYTEKEVDDIEMLEDTVKVYNMYGIRAFDRDPINEGAKYAYRQGWDTPEKAVIGGAEWISLRYVNHPIRRQDTLYKMKWNPASPARHQYATDVGWSVKQISFIKNLYDQIDNYQLRFDIPVYYRD
- a CDS encoding glycosyltransferase family 4 protein, whose protein sequence is MKILHIANTDFFIKKLMLNKLKGLQSKGYEVHVMAPFCKYRDDIIEEGITTHNIDIHREIRPFKDLVAIFKLARYLKKYKFTIVHTHSSKAGIIGRTAAKLAKVPYIIHTSHGLSFYSNQKKIKFHAYKLCEKFVGRFTDIIFSQNHEDLNQIRKYNLVPNQRAIYEGNGVNIDEIKNNIKQKPQDQILKKYNIKDKFVIGLYARLEPVKGHLFFLKALKKYIDETGDDKIIVLLAGGNFGYESDYEQKIDEKIKQLNLQHYIKKVGYVEDITELLAITQLVVLPSKKEGLPRIIMESMTAQIPVIGTDVLGTREIIKDQHTGTLVPYGEVTAMTEALKELIGKPCKREQYKKNGIELILNNFDENLVVERLHREYSKLLFEQSNKHINKSKN
- a CDS encoding MraY family glycosyltransferase, which translates into the protein MGKILLLFFGFFISFTLMPAVIRIGTMFILDKPNNRKIHKTAKPRSGGIAIYLSFLVTNFIFIVVPLNVAIPITLVFILGILDDIYSLKANHKLICQIFIGLITFYLGFELNYIALGNTTIYLSYIYSMIFTVLWITAIMNAVNLIDGLDGLSSLLSIIALTMLALVTIIFRSSLQGLILIYLGATIAFYIFNKHPSKLFLGDCGSLQLGYIISLASLDIIGQNSNVQTMGFIFLVFIPIFDTGCAIIRRSLNKKPIFSPDCKHIHHKLLAQNVSPCNSCYILGALSLIAAVAGVTTLIVSSLFITIIMAIFMLALSYVAYTPEKVILPIYYKVSVKEVATTIEKANATD